The proteins below are encoded in one region of Peptococcaceae bacterium:
- the plsY gene encoding glycerol-3-phosphate 1-O-acyltransferase PlsY gives MWALLFSIISGYLIGSISFGIIAGKVLRGIDIRNYGSGNTGGTNVLRVLGKKPAAVVLAGDVLKGAASVAAGFYIGDISCAVLGGAAAIAGHTYPLYFGFRGGKGAATGFGVILALVPDATVIALVIFVLTIMFTRYVSLGSILGAASVPVSVFLLDKPLSILVFSICAASFVIYRHRSNIVRLYKGQENKLRW, from the coding sequence ATGTGGGCTTTGCTGTTTTCGATAATCAGCGGTTATCTTATCGGCTCCATTTCTTTTGGGATAATTGCCGGGAAGGTCTTAAGAGGAATAGACATCAGGAATTACGGGAGCGGCAATACTGGAGGAACCAATGTCCTGAGAGTGCTGGGCAAAAAACCGGCTGCCGTCGTCCTGGCCGGTGATGTTCTGAAGGGCGCAGCCAGCGTGGCTGCAGGTTTTTACATTGGAGATATATCCTGCGCTGTGCTGGGAGGAGCTGCAGCCATAGCCGGCCATACTTACCCGCTTTATTTCGGTTTCCGGGGAGGAAAAGGTGCGGCTACCGGTTTCGGCGTTATACTCGCGCTGGTACCGGATGCAACTGTTATTGCCCTGGTAATCTTTGTTTTGACCATCATGTTTACCCGCTATGTCTCTTTGGGCTCAATCCTGGGAGCAGCCAGCGTGCCGGTTTCTGTGTTCTTGCTGGACAAACCGCTGTCCATACTTGTTTTCAGTATTTGCGCCGCGTCATTTGTTATTTATCGCCACAGGTCCAATATTGTGCGCTTGTACAAAGGCCAGGAGAATAAACTGCGCTGGTGA
- the der gene encoding ribosome biogenesis GTPase Der → MSKPIVAIVGRPNVGKSTLFNRLVGGRTAIVEDTPGVTRDRIYRDAEWLGRAFTLVDTGGIDFSGRSDSIALQVKKQAELAIREADVILFIVDGRNGLSADDENLAGLLRKTKKPVILVVNKIENFKKVEEFYEFYRLGLGDPMPVSAAHGLNVGDLLDCVVGNFPSRDFEEPEPDVIKITVAGRPNVGKSSLVNVILGQERVIISDVPGTTRDAVDTPFAWGGQRYILIDTAGMRKKGQIDDNTERYSVIRALKAIDRCDVVVLVIDGTAGVTEQDKKIAGYVHESGKGVVLAVNKWDLVEKDEKTLHKYERELRAELAFMQYAPAIFVSALTRQRVIKIIDLVDFVAEQQAQRVSTSVLNEVVSDAVQLSPPPSDKGKKLKIFYCTQAGIKPPHFVLFVNEPELLHFSYQRYLENVLRKNFGFEGSPIRFTVKRREGDRG, encoded by the coding sequence ATGAGCAAGCCAATCGTCGCCATAGTAGGGCGTCCAAATGTGGGAAAATCCACCTTATTTAACAGGCTGGTGGGTGGAAGAACGGCTATTGTTGAAGATACGCCGGGTGTGACCAGGGACAGAATATACCGGGATGCTGAATGGCTGGGGAGGGCCTTTACGCTTGTTGATACGGGCGGCATAGATTTTAGTGGCAGGTCGGATTCGATTGCGCTGCAGGTGAAAAAGCAGGCGGAACTTGCCATCCGCGAAGCGGATGTCATCCTGTTTATTGTTGATGGGAGAAACGGCCTGAGCGCAGATGACGAAAATCTGGCCGGGCTGCTTAGAAAGACAAAGAAACCCGTCATACTGGTTGTTAATAAGATTGAAAACTTTAAAAAAGTAGAAGAATTTTATGAGTTTTACCGGCTTGGGCTGGGAGATCCCATGCCGGTTTCGGCTGCTCACGGTTTGAACGTGGGGGACCTGTTGGACTGCGTAGTAGGCAATTTCCCTTCGCGGGATTTTGAAGAACCGGAACCTGACGTGATTAAAATAACCGTCGCCGGCCGCCCGAATGTGGGCAAGTCGTCATTGGTGAATGTTATTTTGGGCCAGGAACGGGTAATCATCAGCGATGTTCCGGGTACTACCAGGGATGCTGTTGATACGCCTTTTGCTTGGGGAGGCCAGCGCTATATCTTGATAGATACTGCGGGGATGAGAAAGAAAGGTCAAATTGATGACAATACCGAACGTTACAGTGTGATCAGGGCCTTGAAGGCCATAGACAGGTGCGATGTGGTTGTATTGGTGATTGACGGGACAGCAGGGGTTACAGAGCAGGATAAGAAAATAGCTGGTTACGTGCACGAATCCGGCAAGGGGGTTGTCCTGGCGGTTAACAAGTGGGACCTGGTAGAAAAAGATGAGAAGACCTTACATAAATACGAGCGGGAATTACGCGCAGAACTGGCTTTTATGCAGTATGCGCCGGCCATATTTGTTTCGGCGCTGACCCGCCAGAGGGTTATCAAAATAATCGATCTGGTCGATTTCGTTGCGGAGCAGCAGGCCCAACGCGTCAGTACCAGCGTTTTGAACGAGGTTGTCAGCGATGCGGTGCAGTTATCGCCGCCGCCGTCGGATAAGGGCAAGAAGTTGAAAATATTTTATTGCACGCAGGCCGGTATTAAACCGCCGCATTTTGTCCTATTCGTTAATGAACCGGAACTGCTCCATTTTTCCTACCAGCGTTACCTGGAAAACGTCCTTAGGAAAAACTTCGGCTTTGAGGGGTCACCGATTCGTTTTACTGTAAAAAGACGAGAAGGGGATAGGGGTTGA
- a CDS encoding DUF512 domain-containing protein, translated as MDGAVVAAVESGSIAEQLGLQAGDRIIRINGGPFNDLIEFQFEWAGENVLLEIEKKNGDIEYYEIEKDYDEQLGAIFQQAVFDGLKQCRNRCLFCFVDQMPAGMRPGLYVKDDDYRLSFLQGSYITMTNLDDNDLARIVREHLSPLYVSVHTTVPDLRNKMLGNPQAGMIIETLRSLSREGIEFHTQVVLCPGLNDGQSLEQTYRDLSSIEGVKSMALVPVGLTRYREGLPEIKGYDQESSGRLIDWAEAKQVECKKRLGTAFVWPSDEFFLTAGRALPDAGYYEDYPQLENGIGMVRLFWEEFGGLKLPGKLNPPARFTLVTGVSGEYALRPVVERLNRIEGLTVDLKTLPNRFFGPTVTVTGLLTGSCLLDGLAGIDPGSRVVIPDVMLRAHEGEFLDDLTVSELVEKLKVNVITVPAKAKGLVDMLFMKMGR; from the coding sequence ATGGATGGGGCGGTTGTTGCCGCTGTTGAATCCGGCTCAATTGCTGAACAACTGGGACTGCAGGCGGGTGACAGGATAATCAGGATAAACGGGGGACCTTTTAATGACCTGATTGAGTTCCAGTTCGAATGGGCCGGAGAGAACGTACTTCTGGAAATTGAAAAGAAAAACGGCGATATTGAGTATTATGAAATAGAAAAAGACTATGACGAACAGCTGGGTGCCATTTTCCAACAGGCTGTCTTTGACGGCCTGAAACAGTGCCGCAACAGGTGTCTCTTTTGTTTTGTCGATCAAATGCCGGCAGGAATGCGGCCAGGGCTTTATGTCAAAGACGACGATTACCGCCTCTCGTTTTTACAGGGAAGCTATATCACCATGACAAACCTTGATGATAATGACCTGGCAAGGATTGTCAGGGAACACCTTTCGCCGCTTTATGTTTCCGTACACACCACCGTCCCTGACCTGAGAAACAAAATGCTGGGAAACCCGCAAGCCGGCATGATTATCGAAACACTGCGCAGTCTTTCCCGTGAAGGGATAGAGTTTCATACCCAGGTTGTGCTTTGCCCCGGACTGAATGATGGGCAGTCCTTGGAACAAACGTACCGGGATTTGTCTTCAATCGAAGGCGTTAAATCAATGGCGCTTGTCCCGGTCGGGTTAACCAGGTACAGAGAAGGGCTCCCCGAAATCAAGGGGTATGATCAGGAAAGCTCCGGCCGACTGATTGATTGGGCTGAGGCCAAACAGGTTGAGTGCAAGAAAAGGTTGGGGACGGCTTTCGTTTGGCCTTCGGACGAGTTCTTCCTGACAGCCGGTCGCGCTTTACCGGACGCTGGATACTACGAAGACTATCCTCAACTTGAAAACGGGATAGGGATGGTCAGGCTTTTCTGGGAAGAGTTTGGCGGCCTGAAACTGCCAGGAAAGCTCAACCCACCTGCGCGGTTTACCCTGGTAACGGGAGTGTCAGGGGAATATGCCCTCAGACCAGTAGTCGAAAGATTAAACCGCATTGAAGGACTGACTGTTGATCTTAAAACGCTCCCCAACCGTTTCTTCGGGCCGACAGTCACGGTGACGGGACTTCTTACCGGGAGCTGTCTGCTGGATGGGCTGGCCGGGATTGATCCTGGGAGCCGCGTTGTCATCCCGGACGTTATGTTGAGGGCGCATGAAGGGGAATTTCTCGATGACCTGACTGTCAGTGAGCTGGTAGAAAAGCTTAAGGTTAATGTTATTACCGTGCCTGCAAAGGCGAAAGGTTTGGTGGATATGCTTTTTATGAAAATGGGCAGGTGA
- a CDS encoding DUF3189 family protein, producing MKIIFLDQLGCYVSVAAASYLAGKIYRNAKAAEVACLPFFAAHRDLKVGRFYYIGQDPKGNELYTLGAGGQARLIILSARDLIKILENKDIIVLVDVSQERSLFFKVVALLKLFWPLEKAAVYLAALALVRLMPGLAAKMDLKMNWEPLDAHSMIKDN from the coding sequence GTGAAAATAATATTTCTTGACCAGCTTGGTTGTTATGTATCCGTGGCGGCTGCTTCCTACCTTGCCGGGAAGATTTATCGAAATGCGAAAGCCGCGGAGGTGGCGTGTTTACCCTTTTTTGCCGCTCACCGGGATTTAAAGGTGGGCAGGTTTTATTACATAGGGCAAGACCCAAAAGGAAACGAGTTATATACACTTGGCGCGGGCGGTCAGGCGCGGTTAATTATTTTATCTGCGCGTGATTTGATAAAAATACTGGAGAACAAGGATATAATTGTTCTGGTCGATGTTTCCCAGGAACGATCCTTGTTTTTCAAGGTGGTCGCGCTGTTGAAGCTGTTTTGGCCTCTGGAAAAAGCGGCCGTTTACCTGGCAGCACTGGCTCTGGTCCGCCTGATGCCGGGGCTTGCTGCGAAAATGGATTTGAAGATGAATTGGGAGCCACTTGACGCTCACAGCATGATCAAGGATAATTAG
- a CDS encoding DUF3189 family protein: MKIIYNCFGGSHSSVTAAAIHLRILPGDKTPRDSELLSLPYFDAQVAPDHGRLRFVGIDEFGNEIYVAGKRNLGTGYEMIMRSFLRIAGINDQEVIFIDTMPYVNAWMVIGGFLSRQCGLNKVGRKIVLYGTRRAYYRFIILVGRVKQRLLKEAGRLCENNIS, from the coding sequence TTGAAAATTATTTATAACTGCTTTGGAGGTTCGCATTCTTCGGTAACGGCGGCCGCAATCCATTTACGAATCTTACCGGGGGATAAGACGCCCAGGGACAGCGAACTGCTCAGCTTGCCGTATTTTGATGCTCAGGTTGCCCCTGATCACGGCAGGCTCCGCTTTGTGGGAATTGATGAGTTCGGAAACGAAATATATGTGGCCGGCAAGCGCAATTTAGGGACAGGCTATGAGATGATTATGCGTTCTTTTTTGCGCATAGCGGGAATAAACGACCAAGAAGTTATTTTTATCGATACTATGCCTTATGTCAATGCCTGGATGGTAATCGGGGGTTTTTTATCCCGCCAATGCGGTTTAAATAAGGTAGGCAGAAAAATTGTTCTTTACGGAACACGTCGTGCCTATTACAGGTTTATTATTCTGGTTGGCCGGGTGAAACAGCGTTTGTTAAAAGAGGCAGGAAGGTTATGTGAAAATAATATTTCTTGA
- a CDS encoding stage II sporulation protein P: MRDRINRIVLFLGLFFVVVGAALYFYESNPQVYNTLARAGLDVGLLDSLGKWEGEMADGKYFVFEDENGREIDQTVHEVFIGDEVILENNNRYKVVSVDNKNNRASCELVGRESINWREEWDQPAVMEVALSTKKVGIYMTHSDESYVPSEGSESKPGRGGIMDVGSTLARKLKENGIDAQISYNRHEPHDANAYHRSRRTAVQLLKTNPLALIDVHRDGVPDPNHYKTVVKGEQAAKVRLVVGRQNPHMSANLEFAKQLKAYFDKKYPGLIKGIFIAKGNYNQDLGPRAILIEVGTHTNSKNDAENGAALFADGLPQVLGAVGPGVQGPAAGPVRTGAGRALLWLAVFVIIGGGAFLLISTGSIKGSLEKLSGLGREFSNYLGPQRIKRKNDKE, translated from the coding sequence ATGAGAGACCGGATAAACAGGATTGTCCTCTTTCTTGGTCTTTTTTTCGTTGTAGTTGGTGCCGCACTGTATTTCTATGAGAGCAATCCGCAGGTTTACAATACCCTGGCCAGGGCTGGATTGGACGTGGGCCTCCTTGACAGCCTGGGGAAATGGGAAGGCGAAATGGCCGACGGCAAATATTTCGTTTTTGAGGATGAAAACGGCCGGGAAATAGACCAGACAGTTCATGAGGTTTTTATCGGCGATGAGGTTATTCTTGAAAACAACAACCGCTATAAGGTAGTGAGCGTAGACAATAAAAACAACAGGGCTTCCTGCGAACTGGTTGGCAGGGAAAGCATCAACTGGCGCGAGGAATGGGACCAGCCCGCTGTTATGGAAGTGGCGCTTTCGACGAAAAAGGTCGGCATTTACATGACCCATTCCGACGAATCATATGTGCCTTCCGAAGGGTCGGAAAGCAAACCCGGCCGGGGCGGGATCATGGATGTAGGGAGTACCCTGGCCAGAAAACTAAAAGAAAATGGAATCGATGCCCAGATCAGTTACAACAGGCATGAACCTCATGACGCCAACGCTTACCACCGTTCACGTCGGACAGCTGTCCAGCTTTTAAAGACGAATCCGCTTGCTCTAATTGATGTGCACCGGGACGGCGTTCCGGACCCCAATCATTACAAGACTGTTGTTAAAGGGGAACAGGCTGCCAAAGTGAGGCTTGTGGTCGGGCGGCAGAATCCTCATATGTCGGCTAACCTTGAATTTGCAAAACAGCTCAAGGCATATTTTGATAAAAAGTACCCCGGCTTGATTAAAGGCATTTTCATTGCTAAAGGAAATTATAACCAGGACCTGGGACCGCGGGCTATTTTGATTGAGGTGGGAACCCATACCAACAGCAAGAATGACGCAGAGAATGGGGCCGCTCTTTTCGCCGATGGGCTGCCTCAGGTGCTGGGTGCTGTGGGGCCCGGCGTGCAGGGTCCGGCGGCCGGCCCTGTCAGAACCGGGGCTGGACGAGCGCTGCTCTGGCTAGCTGTCTTTGTTATAATTGGCGGCGGGGCATTCTTACTGATCAGCACAGGCAGCATTAAGGGATCGCTGGAAAAACTATCCGGACTGGGCAGGGAATTCTCCAATTACCTGGGGCCTCAAAGAATTAAAAGAAAAAACGATAAGGAATAA
- a CDS encoding DUF1614 domain-containing protein encodes MNRAPLGLIILVVVSILIYFGLAQRLLDRMRLSDKAALAVIAALIIGSFIDIPIMRGKTTVSINAGGALVPIGLAVYLLRSAGTTKEWVRALAATIATTAVIFFIGGLVSGDPGGRNIFIDPLYLYPLVGGATAYLVGRSRRSAFVAATLGVLGLDIVHWVWLGMTGTPGNVNIGGAGAFDSVVVAGLVAVLLAELIGETRERLQGGPVEKGRDPRLVGNLKSIDSKGEEVMKTQDETGKSITDNRLEGEDK; translated from the coding sequence TTGAATAGGGCGCCTTTAGGGTTGATAATCCTTGTGGTGGTCTCGATCCTGATTTATTTCGGGTTGGCCCAGCGGCTTTTGGACAGGATGCGTTTGTCGGACAAGGCCGCTTTAGCGGTTATTGCCGCGTTGATTATAGGCAGTTTCATTGATATTCCAATCATGCGAGGTAAAACCACGGTTTCCATCAATGCAGGCGGAGCGCTGGTTCCTATAGGGCTTGCCGTATACCTTCTCAGGTCGGCAGGGACAACTAAAGAATGGGTGAGGGCGCTTGCAGCCACCATAGCTACAACCGCTGTTATTTTCTTCATAGGCGGTTTGGTAAGCGGAGATCCGGGCGGCAGGAATATCTTCATCGATCCTCTCTATCTTTACCCTCTGGTGGGAGGAGCAACGGCATACCTGGTGGGACGTTCCCGCCGGTCGGCTTTTGTTGCCGCGACTCTTGGGGTCCTGGGACTGGACATTGTTCACTGGGTCTGGTTGGGCATGACCGGGACGCCTGGTAATGTCAATATCGGTGGGGCTGGAGCTTTCGATTCTGTTGTTGTGGCCGGGCTGGTGGCTGTTTTGCTGGCCGAATTGATCGGAGAAACACGGGAACGTTTGCAGGGGGGCCCGGTTGAAAAGGGACGCGACCCTCGCCTGGTCGGCAATTTAAAGAGCATAGACAGCAAAGGTGAAGAGGTTATGAAGACGCAGGATGAAACAGGAAAAAGCATAACAGATAATAGATTGGAAGGTGAGGACAAATGA
- the pepF gene encoding oligoendopeptidase F produces the protein MIKLIERPALDSQYTWDLTALYPSDEEWEKSLQEIEEVTARIIERKDRITASAGDLFETLTFMDQLGIKLEWAWGYAKMSFDVDMGNPRAKLNYERIDNLCARISDSLAFYEPELLKLEPPAFAEYKNQVPALDNYSFMFEKLFKQKEHILDTSKEEILARMSSLGSSFHKIYNDLTVNDLVFPEIEDEHGEKTVANEVNYRKMLTSYNRSIREKFFKGLLGTYGSHINSLTSVIYGNIKYRRYMAKTRKYQSSLEMALKTNHIPIEVYDILIRTIRSNVHLLQRYLELRKKLLGYDSLHFYDLFVPLVKEFKEEFTFEEARDTVLAALKVLGDDYQEVLREAFSQRWLDVYPNKGKVPGAYANGIYGLHPYSLLNFTGTLEDVFTMAHELGHVMHSYYSNKHQPYVNSGYAIFTAEVASTANEYFLYRYLLERASENDKKAYLLSIHLDSLRSTLYRQAFFADFELEMHRLVEEEIPLTPKILCDKYKNLYEFYHGPQFVVDEELAFEWARIPHFYNSFYVYQYATGISAAICLAKRIIAKEPGALDSYLRFLARGGSDYPINLLMEAGVDMSSPDPIISALQDFSETMDHLETTLK, from the coding sequence GTGATTAAACTGATAGAAAGGCCAGCTCTCGACTCACAATATACCTGGGATTTAACTGCCTTATACCCGTCTGACGAGGAATGGGAAAAGTCCCTCCAGGAAATAGAGGAAGTCACCGCCAGAATTATCGAAAGAAAAGACCGCATCACAGCCTCCGCCGGCGATCTTTTTGAAACCCTGACCTTTATGGACCAGTTGGGTATAAAGCTGGAATGGGCTTGGGGCTATGCAAAAATGTCGTTTGACGTTGATATGGGAAACCCCCGCGCCAAGCTCAATTATGAAAGAATCGACAACCTCTGTGCAAGAATAAGCGACAGCCTGGCTTTTTACGAACCGGAACTGTTAAAACTTGAACCACCTGCTTTTGCGGAATACAAAAACCAGGTCCCCGCCCTTGACAATTACTCCTTTATGTTTGAAAAACTTTTTAAACAAAAAGAACACATCCTGGACACGTCAAAAGAAGAAATTCTCGCCAGAATGAGTTCCCTGGGTTCTTCATTCCACAAAATCTACAACGACCTCACAGTAAACGACCTTGTATTTCCAGAAATTGAAGACGAACACGGCGAAAAAACAGTCGCCAACGAAGTGAATTACCGCAAAATGTTGACTTCATACAACCGGAGTATTCGTGAAAAATTTTTCAAAGGCCTGCTGGGAACTTACGGCTCGCATATCAACTCGCTAACTTCGGTCATTTACGGGAACATTAAATATCGCCGTTATATGGCCAAAACCAGGAAATATCAGTCGTCGCTGGAAATGGCCTTAAAAACCAACCACATCCCCATAGAGGTGTACGATATACTTATCCGTACTATCCGCAGCAACGTCCACCTGCTGCAGCGCTACCTTGAACTCAGGAAAAAACTGCTAGGCTACGACAGCCTTCATTTCTATGACCTGTTCGTACCCCTGGTTAAAGAATTCAAAGAAGAATTCACCTTTGAAGAGGCCAGGGATACGGTCCTCGCCGCTTTGAAGGTCCTGGGCGACGATTATCAAGAGGTACTGCGCGAAGCTTTCTCCCAGCGTTGGCTGGACGTATATCCCAATAAGGGCAAAGTTCCCGGAGCGTACGCCAACGGCATTTACGGGCTCCACCCATATTCCTTGTTAAACTTCACGGGTACCCTGGAAGACGTATTTACCATGGCCCATGAACTAGGGCACGTGATGCATAGTTACTACAGCAATAAACACCAGCCCTATGTAAATTCCGGCTATGCAATTTTTACCGCTGAAGTTGCTTCTACGGCTAACGAGTATTTTCTATACCGGTATTTGCTGGAAAGGGCGAGTGAAAATGACAAGAAAGCCTACCTGTTAAGCATACATCTGGACAGCCTCCGTTCAACCCTATACCGCCAGGCGTTTTTCGCTGATTTTGAACTGGAGATGCACCGCCTGGTCGAAGAAGAAATTCCCCTTACCCCAAAGATCCTTTGTGATAAATACAAAAATCTTTATGAATTTTATCATGGTCCCCAGTTTGTCGTTGACGAGGAGCTTGCTTTTGAATGGGCTCGCATCCCGCATTTTTACAATTCTTTCTACGTTTACCAGTATGCCACCGGTATCTCGGCAGCTATTTGCCTGGCAAAAAGAATAATAGCCAAAGAACCTGGCGCTCTTGACTCTTATCTCCGTTTTTTGGCCCGGGGCGGTTCCGACTACCCCATCAATTTATTAATGGAAGCCGGAGTAGACATGTCCTCGCCTGACCCCATTATCTCCGCTCTGCAAGATTTTTCCGAAACCATGGACCATCTGGAAACCACCCTGAAGTAA
- the dut gene encoding dUTP diphosphatase: MMKRQKVKILLELCDPEARVPSYARPGDAGMDIYAVEDMVIEPGSTVVLRTGIKVAIPNGYEIQIRPRSGLSLKTPLRLPNSPGTIDAGYRDEIGIIMQNTSTSEPYHVKKGERIAQMVLQRVPAVEWQLTQSVSGIGEDRGGGFGSSGS; this comes from the coding sequence ATGATGAAGAGACAGAAAGTCAAAATTCTTTTGGAGTTATGTGACCCGGAAGCGCGTGTTCCAAGTTATGCCAGGCCGGGAGATGCGGGGATGGATATTTACGCCGTGGAAGACATGGTTATTGAGCCGGGAAGTACCGTCGTTTTGAGAACAGGCATCAAAGTGGCCATTCCCAACGGTTACGAGATCCAGATCAGGCCACGGAGCGGCCTTTCGCTAAAAACCCCGCTCCGTTTACCCAACAGCCCGGGGACTATAGATGCGGGATACAGGGATGAAATTGGAATAATTATGCAGAACACTTCAACAAGCGAACCATACCATGTAAAAAAGGGGGAGAGGATTGCGCAGATGGTGCTCCAGCGCGTACCGGCTGTTGAATGGCAGCTGACCCAGTCGGTTTCCGGGATTGGAGAAGACAGGGGAGGGGGATTTGGTTCCAGCGGCAGCTAG